ACAGGTTTAGCAAACTCACATTTAATGGCAGTTGCTCCAACTGGATCAATTAGTTATTTATCATCATGTACTCCTTCACTACAACCAGTAGTTTCAACTGTTGAAGTTAGAAAAGAAGGAAAATTAGGAAGAGTTTATGTTCCAGCATATCAAATTAATTTTGATAATATGGGATATTATGCAATGGGCGCTTATGAATTAGGACCAGATCCAATTATTAATATTGTAGCAGCAGCTCAACAGCATGTTGATCAAGCAATTTCACTAACTTTATTTATGACTGATAAGGCAACAACTAGAGATTTAAACAAAGCATATGTTAATGCTTTTAAACAAGGTTGTTCTTCAATTTATTATGTAAGAATCCGTCAAGATGTTTTAGAAAATAGTGAAAACTATGAATGTGATGCATGTAAAATTTAAAAGCTTAAATTCAACAATTTACCTTGCTTTTTTTAAAAAATGCAAGGTTTTTTTGAAAAAAATGTAATATTTTTAATTATTTTTCTAATACTAATATGAGGTGAATTATGTATAAGAAAAATAAGAAACCAAAATATAATAAAGAGAAAACTATTTGTAAAGAAATAGGTTATTTCTTAAACAAAAATAATGAATATCAAATACATCCTTTTCCATCAACTGTTAATAAAGTTCCTAAGAAACTACCTGAATTCATTACTAATTTAACATTAGCTTTTTGGAATAATGAAAATGAAATAATTTGTAATCTTGATAAATGAAATCTTAAGAATGTTACATCATTAAATAGAATGTTTAAAGGTGCTAAAAGTTTTGATCAAGATATATCTAACTGAAACACTAGTAATGTTGTTGATATGCAACTTTTATTTGATGGAGCTGAAAATTTCAATCAAAATCTAAATAAGTGAGATACATCAAATGTTTTAAATATGGAAGCTATGTTTAGATCTGCTTATCTTTTTAACATAGACTTAAATAAGTGAAATACATCTAAAGTACAAAATATGAGATCTATGTTTTATGAAGCACGCTCGTTTAATGGCGATATTTCAACATGAGATGTAAGCAGTGTTAAGTATATGGAATATATGTTTTACGGTGTCTTAAAATTTAATCAAGATATTTCATCTTGAAATATCAAAAACGTAATTAATACAAGATCTATGTTTAAGAATGCAATAGGATTTAATCAGAACATTTCATATTGAAACACTTCTAATATTAAGGAAATGAGTTGAATGTTTCATAATGCTAGAAATTTTAATCAAGATATTTCATCTTGAAATGTATCAAAAGTTAATTTATTTAATAGTTTTTCGAATAATTCGAAAATAGATAAAAATAAGAAATATTTACCAAAAAAATTTATTTCTAAAATTTCTAAAACATAATTACTTAAATAAAATATACTATAGTTGTATAATATGTTTTTTAAAAATGGGGGTGTAAAAATGAAAGTATCACCATCTGTGTTTAGTAACAAAAGGACTAAAATCTCAGAATTAGGAAAAGATATTTTTAAAAATGAGCGTATGGAATTTAACCATAAATATGGCTTAGATGGTCTTGTTATGTTAAACAATATAAAAGACAATGCCATTCCTGTTGTTTTTTTTGACCCTCAGTATAGAGGTGTTCTAGATAAATTATCATATGGCAATGAAGGCAAACGACAAATAAAAAGATCAGAATTACAACAAATGACTGAAGAAAAAATAGTTCATTTTATAAGGGAAATGGATAGGGTTCTTATCCCAACAGGTCATTTATTTTTATGAGTCGATAAATTTCATTTATGTCAAGGAATTTCGGATTGAATAAAAGATACATCATTATCTATTGTTGATATGATTGTGTGAGATAAAGAAAAAATGGGTATGGGCTATCGTACAAGACGCCAATGCGAATATTTAATTGTTTTACAAAAAAAACCAATTAGAGCTAAAAATGTCTGAAGATTAAGAAATATAAGAGATGTTTGAAAAGAAAAAATAGTAGACAAAGTTCATCCTCATCAAAAACCTATAGAGCTACAAAAAATATTAATTCAAGCAGTCTCAAATCCTGGTGATGTTATTATGGATGTTGCTGCTGGTAGTTTTTCAGTTTTAACAAGCTGTATTGAAACAGGTAGATTATTTATAGGAACCGATATAAAGGAAAAGCAATAATGGCATTAATAGAAAAAAGAAAAAAGGAAAGAATAACAAGTGGTTCTTATGAACGTGTTTTTGGAAATAAGGAATTAGGTTCCTTAATAAGTATGGTGCATTCTACATCTATCTCAAACGGTAACGAATTAGAGAAAATCATCTTAAATAAATGCAAAAAAGTGGTGAAGGATGCAAAGGAGCTAAATTCCATTTTACAAAAGGAATTTGATGATAGTTGAGATGTTATTATAGTTCCTAAAAAAGTTATTAAAAATTCATCAATTAAAAATTCAATGGAACCAGACTTTTTAATAATCCAAAAATCCAGTGAGACATTAAATATAATAGAACTTAAAGATGGATGAGTTTTTGATACAAAAAAGGTCGCAGGAGAGTATCAGCAGTTAATAAATTTTCAAAATGAAATATCTAAATCAATAAGTTTTATAACAAAAATTTGGATATGCAGTTTCAATAATGAT
This genomic window from Mycoplasma mycoides subsp. capri contains:
- a CDS encoding PDDEXK family nuclease; translation: MALIEKRKKERITSGSYERVFGNKELGSLISMVHSTSISNGNELEKIILNKCKKVVKDAKELNSILQKEFDDSWDVIIVPKKVIKNSSIKNSMEPDFLIIQKSSETLNIIELKDGWVFDTKKVAGEYQQLINFQNEISKSISFITKIWICSFNNDSKEEIFLGLKSKVPIKHIMTGEEFCDLLNISKQEIQKERQRDSEKNLNFFIAELLKIDDVRNRIIEELSK
- a CDS encoding DNA-methyltransferase; translation: MKVSPSVFSNKRTKISELGKDIFKNERMEFNHKYGLDGLVMLNNIKDNAIPVVFFDPQYRGVLDKLSYGNEGKRQIKRSELQQMTEEKIVHFIREMDRVLIPTGHLFLWVDKFHLCQGISDWIKDTSLSIVDMIVWDKEKMGMGYRTRRQCEYLIVLQKKPIRAKNVWRLRNIRDVWKEKIVDKVHPHQKPIELQKILIQAVSNPGDVIMDVAAGSFSVLTSCIETGRLFIGTDIKEKQ
- a CDS encoding BspA family leucine-rich repeat surface protein gives rise to the protein MYKKNKKPKYNKEKTICKEIGYFLNKNNEYQIHPFPSTVNKVPKKLPEFITNLTLAFWNNENEIICNLDKWNLKNVTSLNRMFKGAKSFDQDISNWNTSNVVDMQLLFDGAENFNQNLNKWDTSNVLNMEAMFRSAYLFNIDLNKWNTSKVQNMRSMFYEARSFNGDISTWDVSSVKYMEYMFYGVLKFNQDISSWNIKNVINTRSMFKNAIGFNQNISYWNTSNIKEMSWMFHNARNFNQDISSWNVSKVNLFNSFSNNSKIDKNKKYLPKKFISKISKT